Genomic segment of Leopardus geoffroyi isolate Oge1 chromosome B2, O.geoffroyi_Oge1_pat1.0, whole genome shotgun sequence:
CGGAAAATGAAAACCTATTTCAGTAAAAACATAGCATTCCTCTTTTTAAACATCTGtttcttctgcttgtgctctctcatttttaatatcacaatggcttttaaattaaaattacagtaaGAGCTAAAAGTTGAGACCATGGATTAAAGCAATATGGAAAATGTTTGTGAGCATAAAATGAAAAGTCCTATATTTGGATTTACTACATTAAGTTACATAATGTGTAGTTTCTGGCTTGACACTTCCAATAAGTGTACCTGAGGTCTTATGCGAGCCAAAGCTTAAACTGAGCCAGTAGTGTTTTTCTCCTGCTAAAcccaatatatattttagaaattgtgTCCGCATCATGGATGCtcactgctttctttcttcaATGGTATAGCACATCTGCAGTACTGTGCTCACTTCTCAACTAATTAATACAAGGCATTTGATAACCCATGGTGAGTCCAATGGATAGTAACCAGAAAAGCACGGTAATTAAACTTCATACAATGTGAGCAACAGCTGACAACTATCTAGCACTTAATCTGGAGACATAGATCTAAGAGTATATTTGATAATAGGTTCTAATATTAAAGGAAactcaaaagacaaataaaaaatttaatgagcCAAACTAAACAATATTGTCTGCAGAGGCACATTTGGGTAATCACACTATTAAAATACAAGGAGGTGATTACTATAAACATGAGGATAGTGAATACtttgggggacagggaagggtAATCTTTGGGACGAGACACAAATAGAAGCCACTGGAATGCtcggcaagattttattttttgacctgCACGTTAGTTATAAGAATATTCACTTTGATTCAGtgagattttgggttttttttttctgtatctatgctttactttataataaaactgttttttaagaAGCCATGTTGAATTGACCTATTCCataatatttacagaataaagaaaaatgggcagTGCCTGGGTGTTAAAGAGGCATCTCTGAGCTCAACACAAGGAGTAAGTATGAGACTCTCTTTTAAAGGACAGTTAGGAAGCTATGAAAACAGGAATTGTTTGAATATTCGGTGGAAGACCTCCATCATACGACAAAAAGCTGGATCATGGTTTTTGAGTCTATGTCAACTCTAAAATTCTATGGCCTTCTCAACCCAACATGATCACCACCtgacatagtaaaaaaaaaaaaaaaaaaaagccaagtgcATTTTGTAATCAAGGCATTTGGGGAGCTTAAGTCTTCTGTCCTCTCCAGCCTCTGAGTTTAACAGTTCACTATGTACACTGTGTTTTTGAGCActtttgtgtacatgtgtgtctgtgcatttaaaaattatccacATACAAAATTTTAAGCATTCCAGTTTAGTTCTAGACCATCATGGTAAAATTACCAATGGGAAAAATGaggagagtaaagaaaaaaaataaaataataataatttgtggATAGGTGAATACAATGTTTAaatcttatatttaaataaacttaatttaataatttatttaaaatgtattaagtaaAACCAGCACAGTTGCTAGTTTTTTCACAAATACTAGCCCTCACAACTTCCCTTTGTTGAATATCATTACCTTCACTGAATATATGGAGAAGCTGGTGAACAAACAGGTTACATAACTGTCCAAGGACTCATTACTTCCGAGTATGAATGCTGGGACTTGACACAAAGCTCTGAGTCCACATTCTGTGCAGTTAAGCATTATGCTCAACTTAGGTGACATCctaccacatacaaaaatcacactcattaattaaattaaatttccatttcctAGTGAGAAAAACTATATTCCTACATCTTACGACTTGGTAATAATAGCTTCTTCATCATGATTATAACATTTTTAGGTTCTAAGATGCTTGTAacaatgaaatatgtatataatttccttattttactgAAGTAGCAGCAAATAAAGTTATCATGCCTTGGCTCCAAACAAACTATGAATATAAAAACCTTATTCTGAGGTTCATGGTCAGAAATTATCtgcataaaaaattataaataaaaaattaaaagctgaaatAAATTAGTGGACTAATTCAGTCACTAAACACTCCATCTATTTAATAATATGATAAAGTCTTCAGAGAGTGAAATGTGTATATACTTTATCccttttctatattctttcaGAATTGAAGTGAAATTTTACCTATAGAGTTCTGAAGCAACCAGAAGATCAACTCATATTATTGGTAAGTTCCATGGGGAAAAACAACTCACTGATTGTTTAATGAACGGCTTTTGTTCAAGTTACCTATCTTATTAATTTTGCTGAATGGCCTGGTGAGTACAAGCTAACACAGTTTGTTGATGTGTATATGTGGTAACCAAATGCTTCCAGAATTAGTTCAATTTTTATCTCCACAACAAATCAGTATGTCTATTTAAAtggtgtaggggcacctgggtggcagagtcagtttagcatctgactttggttcaagtcatgatctcacagtttttgagttcaaatcccacatctggctctgtgctgacagctcagagcctggaacctgctttggatattctcttcttcttctctctctctctctctctctctctcaaaaataaagaaacatttataaaaaaacttaaatggtGTAACAGCAGTAACAAAAGATATTCCAAGAACTATAGGGCCACTCAgcatataaataataattcataagaaggaggattttttttttcctggcaccAAAAACTAATTcacaaaaaaaatgacaaaataacaaaatgtccAAAATTGATACAGGAACAATAGGAATAGCAGTGTCTGAAATGTTGAATAGGAGGGAAAATATGAGGAGGAGGTTGGTGGCGAGGGTGAAGATAATGTCTGGAATGCAGACATATGCAAGTGATTATGGAAAGTGATTCTACTACCAAATAGTGGAGTTTATCTCAACAAAATTGCTCATTTAATGTTTTATCTCAAACTCCCCTCCTTTGATAAGGGAAATATTGGTCATCATCAAGTAATGCTTATGTCATAATTTCAAGAATGAACAACTCAAACTATATTCCACTCCTAAATTATATCATTAAACTTATGGATTTATTCTTACTCAGAAAACATGGAACATAGGTGTCATGGCATACTAAGCCTTTTCAGTGATCTGCAATTCAGTGTGGTTGAGTTTaccataacatttttatttattaaaaaaaattaatattcacttatttttgagagagagagagcccactaGTGGGGGAGatacagaaagaggagacacacaagctgtgagatcatgaactgagccaaagtcagatgcttaatcaagtgagccacccaggttcccttacCATATTATTTTTAGAACCACGCTGATCTATGAGTACACACAGAGCATCTTTGAGCATTGGCAAAGAGTGTTAAAAGGGGTGTTCTGAATGGGAGAGAGCACAAAACAAGTGAATTTGGACACTCATGTAAACTTAAGAGATTTTTGTTTCTACCTAAAgctgatgctattttttttattactatagtgTTATCTCCTAGACCTTTATGAGGAGTCATGAACAAAAACAATGGAAGTTCCATGACAGACTTCATCCTGCTGGGGTTTTCTGATCGGCCCCAATTAGAACACATCATCTCTGGGGTTGTCTTCATCTTCTATATTGTGACTCTGGTAGGAAACACAACCATCATCCTTGTATCTAACCTAGACAGCCAGCTCCATActcccatgtatttcttcctatCCAATTTGTCTTTTCTGGACCTCTGTTATGCAACTAGCATTATCCCACAGATGCTGGTAAATCTATGGGGTCCAACAAAGTCTATTACCTACGGAGGGTGTGTGCTCCAGTTCTTCTTTGCCCTTGACTTGGGAGCCACAGAATGTCTTCTCTTGGCTGTGATGGCCTATGATCGCTACGCCGCTGTCTGTCAACCTCTTCACTACACAGTAATAATGCACCCTCAACTTTGCCAAAAGATGGTGCTTGTCGCCTGGTTAGGTGGTCTTGGCAGTGCCTTAATCGTTTGCTCCTTGACTTTGAAGTTGCCAAGATGTGGGCACCGGGAGGTGAATAATTTTATCTGTGAGATGCCAGCCTTGCTCAAGATGGCTTGTGTCTACTCAAAAGTAATTGAGGTCATTGTCTATGCTCTTGGAGTGATATTTCTTCTAGCACCTTTATCATTAATTCTCATCTCGTATGCAATTATCACTCAAGCTGTCATGAAGATCAAGTCAACAGCAAGGTGGCGTAAGGTCCTTAATACATGTGGTTCCCACCTCACAGTAGTAACTCTGTTTTATGGAACAATCATTTATATGTACATGAAACCACAGAATAGCACATCTGAAGATGAGGGGAAGTTCCTCACTCTCTTTTACACAATCGTCACACCCACCCTTAACCCTCTGATCTACACTTTAAGAAACAAGGATGTGAAGAGTGCAGTAAAAAGAATACTGTATGTGAGAAAACGTTCAGCAAAGTCATGAGTTAGATGGAAGAGAGGTAAGGAAATAACATTGACCTTTACCAACAGAAGATGAATGATTCACTTTCACAAACAGCATTTATGGGATGTTTACCTTGTATCAAGAATTGTGCTATAGACTGATTTATAaacaattaaatcagaaattATAAGGAGATAGAGATGCAGACACATGAGGAAGCTTGAATTCATTTACTTAAAAGCCTTCAAGACTAGTCAGGAACTACAGACAAGTAAACCTAGAATTGTGAAAAGTGGTTAAGTACAGAAATATATGTACAAggtattaagaaaatatttcacatgGGAATTTACTTTAATATAGGGTTACACtggacactgatttttttttcttccagacttttcttccagatttttatATGCAATGACACTACATTTTATTCACCTGTTGTTGTCATTGGGGTTTTTGTGGTGCAGATCAACTGCCCACCGATACCCATCCACCTCCTCCCTCAAGTTTTAACTGGGCCCAGGGCCCATTAAACTGGGCCCATCCTGCATATCACATTTCAAGACTGGCTTCCACCAACATAATGCCAGGAAAACAATGTGTGCAATTCCTGGGTTATCTTCTCAAATATGAAGCCGTTTATTGTCAGCCTTCTCCCTCCTGTTCCTGCTGTCTAGGATGTGAATGTGGAGAGTTTGTAGCTTTTCCAATATCCCTAAGAGGGAATGGAACAATAAGGTGTAACCACAACCACCCACCAGCAGAGAAATGCCTCTAGACTCTTAGAGCAGAAAaatcttcattattatttaatattaattaagcCACTCAATTTTGGAGTCTCCTTTTTAGAAGGCTTAACTTTTCCCATCCATGGCCTAAAGAGGAGTTTGGGCTTTTTCCTGTAAAGTCATGCAGTCCTTGGACCAGCAACAACAGCATCACTTGGCAACTTACCAAAACTAAACAACCTTGGACCCACCCCACACTTATTCAACCAACAATACAGATGGACCCAGCAGCTGATGTTTTTAATCAACACTACAGGTGATCAGGCTAAAGATTGAGAACTACTGTTACAGAGAATAGGGAGACGTTGAGTGTCTAAACAGAAAATGTACAtagttttatagattttaattGATTTCCTTCCTATAGACATGGGAAAATAAATGGGTAATAGTTTCTCAAGGCTCTTAGATAAGAGtaatgaaggaaatgagaagtttcattaaatgaaatcaatataaaaGGTTATTCTTCATTTAATACGAtcttttgttctttggttttataATTGCTTTCCTTGTACTGAATTATGGTGATGGTTGATGGTAATTTTGGCAAAGGAGCCTAATGCTCTTATTTGACCCAACAAAAATTTAGCAAtgtcttgttttttctctattattttttactttgttttactgGGAAATACATTCAAATTCTGAGTATCTCTATTAGGAGAAAAAACACCTCCCTTCTCTACGAGGTGACCATTTCAGAGATTGGAAATCCTCTGCATGTGAGAGTCCCCACATTTATGGTGTTCGTGCTCTGTGATTTCAAGGCTGAGTAAGCTGCCATCTACCCAGAATATTTGGGTGTGAATATGGGGTTGTAAGTCTTCATCGTCTTTTCTCCATCATATTTAAACTTTCTGGTTTCCAGGGTTCCACAGTGAAAAACCTGaagttgtcattctttttttgagGTAACTTTAAAATTTCCAGGTGTGTAAGCCTTGATAAAAATAAGATCTGAAAGAGGATGATGATACCCAAACATATGAAGGcacagagaaaatataaacttCGTGGAATTGTAAGGAGATTGAGAGGAGAACATGTAAAATGGTGCCTGTCTGGCCACTGAAAATGAATATCAACTTTTCTCTGTGAAAAAAGCTGATCTCAAATTTGATAAACAAGTAGTCTGTCACTGAAAAAACTCATACTCAACTTCTACACTCAGTTGATATCTTATATCATGAGAAATGTCATTACAAACCTCAGAATTTGTCCTTTGAATTCCCTCCAAAACCTGCTCCTGTCACTATAATGGCATTatctctttttatatatttacttgtgtAAACGTTTGAGGAAAAGACATTGGTGAAGTTTTCAATAACAGAACCTCTTATTCATGTGAGATTTTGCTGTGTCTAAATTGGCTTCTAACATGAAATACATACTCTGTAAATATCTATAGTACTATTAAGTGAATgaaccatttttattaaatatacatgaaaatgttaTTATTCTACAGAATATGTCAAAGATTCATTGGGTAATAAATACTAGAGCAACATCTTCAGGCTTTTAACGTTTAGGACATTTGCAAagtaagaaaaagggaaagatagaatacattattttttcatgtgcatAATATTATAGATTCCGTATAAGTGTGTatctggaaattaaacaacaacaacaaaaaaaaagagaaataaaaaggttCCCAATATCTCAACCTAGAAACAGTGAATTCTGCATTTATAAgtgatttccttttaatttcttgcGATTCATACTAAAGTTTGTCACACTGAGTATCTGATTTCCTTCCCCAGAGTATGCATTCATGTCATACATATCACTTCCAAGGGAGAAAACCTTGGCTCCTAGAGAAGTGGCAAATCTCTTAGCAAATACACTGATGGGTAGTCCTCCAAAAAGCCACAGTCCATGAATAGACAGAGTGTGTAACTGTGATGTGAAAACGTCACTGGGAGGGAGTTGCTGACAATGGCAAAAAGATTGAAAACCAATGACTCAGTGTCATAGCACGTGCTTGTCCGTGACTGCAAAGATGACTGAGATCATCTCCCCTGGCCCAAATCGACTGAAAAGGCAGCATACCCAGGCTCTAGCACCTCAGGAAGGTATGAATGGTCTTCTAGGTTAGTGGCTGACACCTTGGATCCAAGGACAGCCTCCGTTAATCAGGTTCAAATGCTGGAGATTCCCTGGAACTACAAAAAATTTGACAACACCATGTATTACCACAAATTTGGGGAAACAGTCATCTTACTCTttttgtattagttatctactgcctcataaatattgtttttagaaACTAATGGAACTGCTAGAAATGATAGACATAGGTTGAAAATCTCAACCCCACCAGTCTAAATCCAAAAAGGTTGTAAAACTAACAGTGTTCGTAATTCTATTGGCAGCAAACTTGTCCTAATTATATGAAGCAACTTATACTATTTGCTTTCAGTTCTGTTAAACAACGGCAGATCTGTGTCAAAAGAAAACAACTCCTTTTTGCTTTTTAGGGATACTTTTCAGAATATTATTAGCTACTTGTCATTTTTCAGAAACAGCAGCCACTTCTTAAGGAGGACACTCATTACTATCACTCCTTCATAAatctgtacattttctttggaGCTGAGGATTCAAGAGAAACTAGACTCTGCTTTAGGTTGCAGTGATAACATGAAAGGAAATACTCCCGGAGAGTAACTTAACTTTCACCTATTTCCTCTATGATGTTAAGCGCACATTTATAGCAGCCGTGTGAAAACTACGGGTCAGGTTTTACCCCCTTGTTTGCCAactaaaatatcaaaagaaaactttctgtCCGCTGTATCATTGTATCTTACTGGGAAGAAATGTTCCATGAACTCTGAGTACAAATATATGGCCTATTGCTTTTCTTCGTTAGCGCTATTTTCCACTGTGTTCATCAGTCGCCAATTGCAGCTTTAGCAGGACGTCCAGTGTTTCCATTTTGGGCTCCCCTTCCCCAGGTATAATCTCAAATTTTCTAATCTTCAGAGTGCTTGCCTATCAGTGTGCTTGCCAACCAGTAAATACTCTATATTAACCGCACTACTGCCATTTCTGCTTCAAGCCACAGGTCCCATGCTACCTTTTGGGGGATGATGCCACAGGTGCCAAGGCAGTACTGGGGGCTGATGGTCCTTCAGGCATAATCCTGACCATCCCTATCATAAGGAGGACCAGTATTCCAGACTTCTGCCCCAGCCTCGCTGGGTCTTCTAAGGAGGCACACTCCCCTGCCCTCTTTTGCATGAGAAATGGGTCCCTGTGAGCCCTGCCTTCAGTCTTTGAATTGGCCTACACCACAAAATGCTCAAGGCCTatgtgacaagcccacagctaacatcatattcaatggtggaTGTCCACCCTTACCACCTCTGTTCAACACAGTATTAGAAGTCAGAGCCAGAG
This window contains:
- the LOC123609658 gene encoding olfactory receptor 2W1-like, whose translation is MNKNNGSSMTDFILLGFSDRPQLEHIISGVVFIFYIVTLVGNTTIILVSNLDSQLHTPMYFFLSNLSFLDLCYATSIIPQMLVNLWGPTKSITYGGCVLQFFFALDLGATECLLLAVMAYDRYAAVCQPLHYTVIMHPQLCQKMVLVAWLGGLGSALIVCSLTLKLPRCGHREVNNFICEMPALLKMACVYSKVIEVIVYALGVIFLLAPLSLILISYAIITQAVMKIKSTARWRKVLNTCGSHLTVVTLFYGTIIYMYMKPQNSTSEDEGKFLTLFYTIVTPTLNPLIYTLRNKDVKSAVKRILYVRKRSAKS